A genomic segment from Clostridium pasteurianum BC1 encodes:
- the rplK gene encoding 50S ribosomal protein L11 has protein sequence MAKKVVGLIKLQLPAGKATPAPPVGPALGQHGVNIMAFCKEYNAKTANQAGLTIPVVITVYQDRSFSFILKTPPAAVLIKKAAGIKSGSGVPNKTKVAKITKDQVKQIAETKMPDLNAGSLEAAMSMVAGTARSMGVEVTE, from the coding sequence ATGGCTAAAAAAGTGGTAGGTTTAATAAAACTTCAATTACCTGCAGGAAAGGCAACTCCAGCACCACCAGTTGGACCAGCACTTGGACAACATGGTGTTAATATTATGGCATTCTGTAAGGAATATAATGCTAAGACTGCTAATCAAGCAGGACTTACTATACCAGTTGTAATTACAGTTTATCAGGATAGATCATTTAGTTTTATACTAAAAACTCCACCAGCAGCAGTATTAATTAAAAAAGCAGCTGGGATTAAGAGTGGATCAGGTGTGCCAAATAAAACAAAGGTTGCAAAAATTACTAAGGATCAAGTTAAGCAGATAGCTGAAACAAAGATGCCAGACTTAAATGCAGGTTCATTAGAAGCTGCTATGAGTATGGTAGCTGGAACAGCTAGAAGTATGGGCGTAGAAGTTACAGAATAG